From a region of the Corallococcus coralloides DSM 2259 genome:
- a CDS encoding lysophospholipid acyltransferase family protein — MSAPLSSHPLSSQTNTPPEGKRPPEHLRRIIGTPPGPIVAFLTRGVWALLTAMSPKARDALARFVANLAYTLGIRRKVALDNLAQAMPEKSEAERHDIARGAYLTMARVVVESLPSGDRMTPDWDQQGIEGEEAFAALKAHVATGKGALLVTAHFGNWELVGQMLIRWGIPLNALVRPLKGALNTRIAVNRLGAGAGLIYPKGAIQEITDAVNRGESAYMLLDQALPAKSAVFVPFFGRLASTTPAMAVAAERTGVPVFVVMGVRPPGPGARYKLEVEGPILPPRPGECADPITEHTARVTAAMERAIRRHPEQWLWLHRRWKVQPPALTTAPSPGLTEGTPSK, encoded by the coding sequence GTGTCCGCTCCCCTCTCTTCGCATCCGCTGTCATCGCAAACGAACACCCCTCCCGAGGGGAAAAGGCCGCCGGAGCACCTGCGCCGCATCATCGGCACGCCGCCGGGCCCCATCGTGGCGTTCCTGACGCGTGGCGTCTGGGCGCTGCTCACGGCGATGTCACCCAAGGCGCGGGATGCGCTCGCACGCTTCGTGGCGAACCTGGCCTACACGCTGGGCATCCGCCGCAAGGTGGCGCTGGACAACCTGGCGCAGGCGATGCCGGAGAAGAGTGAAGCCGAGCGCCACGACATCGCGCGGGGTGCGTACCTCACCATGGCGCGCGTGGTGGTGGAGTCGCTGCCGTCCGGGGACCGGATGACGCCGGACTGGGACCAGCAGGGCATCGAGGGCGAGGAGGCGTTCGCGGCGCTGAAGGCGCACGTGGCCACGGGCAAGGGCGCGCTGCTGGTGACGGCGCACTTCGGCAACTGGGAGCTGGTGGGCCAGATGCTGATCCGCTGGGGCATCCCGCTCAACGCGCTGGTGCGGCCGCTCAAGGGCGCGCTGAACACGCGCATCGCGGTGAACCGGCTGGGCGCGGGCGCGGGGCTCATCTACCCGAAGGGCGCCATCCAGGAGATTACGGACGCGGTGAACCGCGGCGAGTCCGCGTACATGCTGCTGGACCAGGCGCTGCCCGCGAAGTCCGCGGTGTTCGTGCCCTTCTTCGGCCGGCTCGCGTCCACGACGCCCGCCATGGCGGTGGCCGCCGAGCGCACGGGCGTGCCGGTGTTCGTGGTGATGGGCGTGCGGCCTCCGGGCCCTGGCGCGCGCTACAAGCTGGAGGTGGAAGGCCCCATCCTCCCGCCCAGGCCCGGTGAGTGCGCGGACCCCATCACCGAGCACACCGCGCGAGTCACCGCGGCGATGGAGCGCGCCATCCGCCGGCATCCGGAGCAGTGGCTGTGGCTGCACCGCCGCTGGAAGGTGCAGCCTCCGGCGCTCACGACGGCGCCGTCGCCCGGCCTCACCGAGGGCACGCCGTCGAAGTAG
- the alr gene encoding alanine racemase, with the protein MEEVGVGLGVGPGDAVYSSWLEVSASHLRHNVAAFRALESAGPTPRALGAVLKGNAYGHGLAQVLPLVHAGVDVLYFIAPQDALTVRAHESAHGLPARQVVVLGAVAPEEAVVLAREGIDVVVADRSWADAVPSLRAAKLARPLRVHVHIDTGLGREGFTLDQLPRETRFLADALDVFEPVGVLSHFANTEDVTEQAYALAQLDAFETALGHLTAQLKPAKPLQRHIAASAAALVLPRARYEAARVGISLYGLWPSPETRLSARLVLGELPVLKPVLSWRCGSQVVKWLPAGAYVGYGCTYRCPEPTRIAVLPVGYYDGYPRLASGKAHVLVNGRRCAVLGRVMMNHLMVDVTRATSDERPVTATLLGRDGEESVSAESLAGWAQTIHYELVTRLGAHLRRVVVE; encoded by the coding sequence GTGGAAGAAGTCGGTGTGGGGCTCGGAGTCGGGCCTGGTGACGCGGTGTACTCCTCGTGGCTGGAGGTGAGCGCATCCCACCTCAGGCACAACGTGGCGGCGTTCCGCGCGTTGGAGTCCGCCGGCCCCACACCCCGGGCGCTGGGCGCGGTGCTCAAGGGCAACGCCTACGGCCACGGCCTGGCCCAGGTGCTGCCGCTGGTGCACGCGGGCGTGGACGTCCTCTACTTCATCGCGCCGCAGGACGCGCTCACGGTGCGCGCGCACGAGTCCGCGCACGGCCTGCCCGCGCGGCAGGTGGTGGTGCTGGGCGCGGTGGCCCCGGAAGAGGCCGTCGTGCTGGCGCGCGAGGGCATCGACGTGGTGGTGGCGGACCGCTCCTGGGCGGACGCGGTGCCTTCTTTGCGCGCGGCGAAGCTGGCTCGCCCCCTGCGCGTGCACGTGCACATCGACACGGGCCTGGGCCGCGAGGGCTTCACGTTGGATCAGCTGCCGCGCGAGACGCGGTTCCTCGCGGACGCGCTGGACGTGTTCGAGCCGGTGGGCGTGCTCAGCCACTTCGCCAACACGGAGGACGTGACGGAGCAGGCGTACGCGCTGGCGCAGCTGGACGCGTTCGAGACGGCGCTGGGGCACCTGACCGCGCAGCTGAAGCCCGCGAAGCCGTTGCAGCGGCACATCGCCGCGAGCGCCGCGGCGCTGGTGCTGCCCCGGGCGCGCTACGAGGCGGCGCGGGTGGGCATCTCGCTGTACGGCCTGTGGCCCTCGCCGGAGACGCGGCTGTCCGCGCGGCTGGTGCTGGGCGAGCTGCCGGTGCTCAAGCCGGTGCTGTCGTGGCGGTGCGGGAGCCAGGTGGTGAAGTGGCTGCCGGCGGGCGCCTACGTGGGCTACGGCTGCACGTACCGCTGCCCGGAGCCCACGCGCATCGCTGTGTTGCCGGTGGGCTACTACGACGGCTACCCGCGCCTCGCGTCCGGCAAGGCGCACGTGCTGGTGAACGGGCGGCGGTGCGCGGTGCTGGGCCGCGTGATGATGAACCACCTGATGGTGGACGTGACGCGCGCCACGTCCGATGAGCGCCCGGTGACGGCCACGCTCCTGGGCCGCGATGGAGAAGAGTCCGTGTCCGCCGAGTCCCTGGCCGGCTGGGCGCAGACCATCCACTACGAACTGGTGACGCGCCTGGGCGCCCACCTGCGCCGCGTCGTCGTGGAGTAG